In Phycisphaerae bacterium, the following proteins share a genomic window:
- a CDS encoding L,D-transpeptidase family protein, whose amino-acid sequence MSGRWMYVILALLIIAVVVAFVYKPHFSSRTKDTAVSADTAKPAESKTIMPAVKSAAEPATETEGEPNLLRFAQTTAEDNPWVAELITEAMSYIEARPVRIIDARDRLNETLPLPMSEQQRAIVKERLSEFADKWLFSRTIYPQDRLTGTYKVKPGDLLSTIGRQFKVPYEILMEINKIDSPEALRAGETIKIINGPFHTRVYLSTFTMDLYLQNTFVRSFPVGLGQPGMETPTGLWAVKEGGKMISPRWTDQVTGKTYEAEDEDYPLGSRWIGLEGIKGDAVGRTGFAIHGTKDPNGIGIAASQGCIRLHNGNAILVYNVLVPGDSHVEVVE is encoded by the coding sequence ATGTCCGGAAGGTGGATGTATGTCATTTTGGCATTGTTGATTATCGCTGTAGTGGTTGCATTTGTTTACAAACCTCATTTTTCCAGCCGAACGAAGGATACCGCGGTCTCGGCAGATACAGCCAAGCCGGCGGAGAGCAAGACAATTATGCCTGCGGTAAAATCTGCAGCGGAACCTGCGACAGAAACCGAGGGAGAACCAAATTTGTTAAGGTTTGCACAGACAACTGCAGAGGATAATCCCTGGGTGGCAGAGCTTATTACCGAAGCGATGTCATACATCGAGGCCAGACCGGTGAGGATTATAGATGCGCGTGATAGGCTAAACGAGACATTGCCGCTGCCTATGAGTGAGCAGCAGCGGGCGATTGTTAAAGAACGGCTCTCTGAGTTTGCAGACAAGTGGCTTTTCAGCAGGACGATTTATCCTCAGGACAGGCTCACCGGCACTTATAAGGTCAAGCCTGGCGATTTGCTTTCAACAATAGGCAGACAATTTAAGGTTCCGTACGAGATTCTGATGGAGATTAATAAAATTGACAGTCCCGAGGCCCTGCGGGCGGGAGAAACGATAAAGATAATTAACGGGCCGTTCCATACGAGGGTATATCTTTCAACTTTTACAATGGATTTATATCTTCAGAATACTTTCGTTCGCAGTTTTCCTGTCGGCCTCGGTCAGCCTGGCATGGAAACGCCAACGGGGCTTTGGGCGGTCAAGGAGGGCGGCAAGATGATATCGCCAAGGTGGACGGACCAGGTTACCGGCAAGACTTATGAGGCGGAAGACGAGGATTATCCTTTAGGGTCGAGATGGATAGGGCTGGAAGGTATCAAAGGAGATGCCGTAGGCAGGACAGGTTTTGCCATTCACGGAACGAAAGACCCTAACGGCATTGGTATTGCGGCTTCACAGGGATGTATTCGTCTGCATAACGGTAATGCGATACTGGTCTATAATGTGCTGGTGCCTGGGGATTCGCATGTGGAGGTAGTCGAGTAA